A genomic region of Alicyclobacillus sp. SO9 contains the following coding sequences:
- a CDS encoding class I SAM-dependent DNA methyltransferase, whose translation MSNSHEMANFIWSVADLLRGDYKQADYGKVILPFTVLRRLDSVLKPTKQQVLEQVEKLKKMNVENLEPVLNRVTGYEFHNTSKFDFESLLADQDNLAANLVSYINAFSTNAKDIMDYFNFATQIEQLDKSNLLYQVMQKFATVNLHPDYITNVEMGYIFEELIRKFAEQSNETAGEHFTPREVIRLMTNLVFNEDQTRDLTKEGIVRTIYDPACGTGGMLSVSEEYIAELNPDAKIRVFGQEINPESYAICKSDMLLKGHQPSQIKFGNSFSQDQLSDTHFDYMLSNPPFGVEWKKVQKEIRDEAERLGYNGRFGAGLPRISDGSLLFLQHMLSKMKPVSLNGSRLAIVFNGSPLFSGGAESGESNIRRWIIENDWLEAIIGLPDQLFYNTGISTYIWVLTNRKADERKGKIQLINATHLYRKMRKSLGNKRNELSADDIKEITRMHGEFQETKRSKIFDNEDFGFRRITVEQPLRLNFLVSDERIDCLKQEKAFQNLAATKKKGAAGEAEIEAGKQQQKSILAVLEGMRSEKLYKNREEFVKELKKQFKDSGLKIAATLQKTILSALSERDETADICVDSKGNPEPDADLRDYENVPLKEDIHEYFEREVKPFVPDAWIDEDKMKIGYEIPFTRHFYEYIQMRPLAEIESEIQELELGIAKVINQTFGWANA comes from the coding sequence ATGTCTAATTCTCATGAAATGGCGAATTTTATCTGGTCGGTCGCTGATCTTCTTCGTGGTGATTATAAGCAAGCCGACTACGGGAAGGTCATCCTGCCGTTTACAGTATTACGCCGGCTTGATTCCGTTTTGAAGCCAACGAAACAGCAAGTCTTGGAACAAGTGGAAAAGCTCAAGAAGATGAACGTAGAAAATCTCGAGCCAGTTCTCAATCGAGTCACTGGATACGAGTTTCACAATACAAGTAAATTTGATTTTGAATCGCTACTTGCGGACCAAGACAATTTAGCAGCCAATCTCGTGTCGTATATTAACGCCTTTTCGACAAACGCCAAAGATATCATGGATTACTTTAATTTTGCTACGCAGATTGAACAACTTGATAAGTCGAATCTGCTATACCAAGTGATGCAAAAGTTTGCCACAGTTAATCTCCATCCTGATTACATCACGAATGTAGAGATGGGCTACATTTTTGAAGAACTCATTCGGAAGTTTGCGGAACAGTCTAATGAAACGGCTGGGGAGCACTTTACGCCTCGGGAAGTTATTCGCTTGATGACGAATCTCGTTTTTAACGAAGACCAAACTCGTGATCTCACGAAGGAGGGTATTGTGCGTACGATTTATGATCCGGCCTGTGGGACAGGCGGAATGCTTTCTGTATCTGAAGAGTATATCGCAGAGTTGAATCCTGATGCCAAGATCCGAGTTTTTGGCCAGGAGATTAACCCGGAATCATACGCCATTTGTAAGTCTGATATGTTGCTCAAAGGTCACCAACCTTCTCAGATTAAGTTCGGCAACAGCTTCTCACAGGACCAGTTATCCGATACGCATTTCGACTACATGCTTTCAAATCCCCCCTTTGGTGTGGAGTGGAAGAAAGTACAAAAGGAAATACGGGATGAGGCGGAACGACTTGGTTACAATGGCCGCTTTGGAGCTGGTCTGCCAAGAATTAGCGATGGGTCACTCCTGTTCCTGCAACATATGCTCTCTAAAATGAAGCCTGTGTCGTTGAATGGAAGTCGACTTGCCATTGTGTTCAATGGTTCTCCGCTTTTTTCCGGCGGAGCAGAATCTGGGGAATCAAACATTCGGAGATGGATTATAGAAAACGACTGGCTTGAAGCTATCATCGGGCTACCAGATCAGCTTTTTTATAACACAGGTATTTCAACCTATATTTGGGTGTTAACAAACCGCAAGGCGGATGAACGGAAGGGTAAGATACAACTCATTAACGCTACGCATCTGTATCGAAAAATGCGTAAGTCTCTTGGTAATAAGCGCAACGAATTATCTGCTGATGATATTAAAGAAATTACGAGAATGCATGGGGAGTTTCAAGAGACGAAGCGCAGCAAAATCTTTGATAATGAAGACTTCGGATTTCGTCGTATCACAGTAGAACAACCGCTACGGTTGAACTTTTTGGTCTCTGATGAACGGATAGATTGTTTGAAGCAGGAGAAAGCATTTCAAAACCTGGCTGCGACCAAGAAAAAGGGTGCTGCGGGAGAAGCTGAAATTGAAGCAGGCAAACAACAACAAAAATCCATCTTGGCTGTACTTGAGGGAATGCGTTCTGAAAAACTCTATAAAAATCGGGAAGAGTTTGTGAAAGAACTGAAAAAACAGTTCAAAGACAGTGGGCTCAAGATAGCAGCCACTTTGCAAAAGACAATCCTATCAGCGTTATCTGAGAGGGACGAAACAGCGGATATTTGCGTGGATAGCAAAGGGAATCCCGAGCCAGATGCGGATCTTCGGGATTATGAAAATGTACCATTAAAGGAAGACATTCACGAGTATTTTGAACGTGAAGTAAAGCCTTTTGTACCGGATGCGTGGATTGATGAAGATAAGATGAAGATCGGGTACGAGATTCCTTTTACGAGACATTTCTACGAGTACATTCAAATGCGCCCTTTGGCAGAAATTGAGTCTGAAATACAAGAGTTGGAATTAGGGATTGCCAAAGTAATTAATCAAACTTTTGGGTGGGCGAATGCATGA
- a CDS encoding restriction endonuclease subunit S: MMVFSELPSYQNLKTGDQPWWGQIPSHWESRRISQLFYLGRGRVISKEELAERPGPYPVYSSQTENDGEFGRLSTYDFDGDFLTWTTDGANAGTVFRRSGKFNCTNVCGTLAPRIIMDLSYFRYALSLETKRHVRLDINPKLMNNEMSVIKVLLPPLDEQKRIGSFLNFYTAKLDELIEKKQRLIELLQEKRQALITQAVTKGLDPNVPMKESGIEWLGEVPAHWEIRKLKFLATFRGGGTPSKDELSFWNGEIPWVSPKDMKNDVIVDTEDHITNEAIVSSATSLIRKDSILIVVRSGILQHSFPVAINSVDVTLNQDMKGLVPAKSVSPQFLFWLLKGSAASLLFDCRKVGATVDSLDMESLYNFSVTVPPRYEQDAISSHLEGLCKTIDAAVGKITKQITLFLEYRQAIISAAVTGQIDVRNYVDAETEEATS; encoded by the coding sequence ATGATGGTTTTCAGTGAGTTACCGTCCTATCAGAACCTAAAAACTGGTGACCAACCCTGGTGGGGACAGATCCCATCTCATTGGGAGAGTCGACGCATATCTCAACTCTTTTACCTCGGAAGAGGAAGAGTTATAAGTAAAGAAGAACTTGCTGAACGGCCAGGCCCATATCCGGTATACTCATCACAGACGGAGAACGACGGCGAGTTCGGGAGATTATCCACGTATGATTTTGATGGTGATTTTCTTACTTGGACTACAGACGGAGCGAACGCTGGGACTGTGTTTAGACGCTCAGGGAAATTCAATTGTACTAACGTTTGTGGCACTCTGGCGCCAAGAATTATTATGGATTTGTCCTATTTTCGATACGCACTATCTTTGGAGACAAAGAGGCATGTCCGTCTGGATATTAATCCTAAACTAATGAACAATGAGATGTCAGTGATTAAGGTTTTACTCCCTCCTTTGGATGAACAGAAGAGGATTGGTTCATTTCTCAATTTCTACACAGCAAAACTTGATGAACTTATCGAAAAGAAGCAACGGCTCATCGAACTCCTACAAGAGAAACGCCAAGCCCTCATCACCCAAGCCGTTACCAAAGGCCTTGACCCGAATGTTCCCATGAAAGAGTCGGGGATTGAATGGTTAGGGGAAGTGCCGGCGCATTGGGAGATTAGAAAGCTTAAATTCTTAGCAACATTTCGTGGTGGTGGCACCCCATCAAAAGACGAACTTTCGTTTTGGAACGGAGAGATACCCTGGGTGTCGCCTAAGGATATGAAAAATGATGTCATTGTAGATACCGAAGATCACATAACAAATGAAGCAATAGTTTCAAGTGCTACTTCTCTAATTCGGAAGGACAGTATACTTATAGTTGTTCGTTCTGGGATTTTGCAGCATTCATTTCCTGTTGCGATCAACAGCGTAGATGTAACTTTGAATCAGGATATGAAAGGACTAGTACCAGCAAAATCAGTGTCACCTCAGTTCTTATTTTGGTTACTCAAAGGCTCCGCAGCTAGTCTCCTTTTCGATTGTCGTAAGGTTGGGGCTACAGTGGATAGTTTAGATATGGAATCACTTTATAACTTTTCCGTGACTGTACCTCCACGGTACGAACAAGATGCTATTTCTTCACATTTAGAAGGGCTTTGTAAGACAATAGATGCTGCTGTTGGAAAAATCACTAAACAAATAACATTATTTCTGGAATACCGCCAAGCCATCATCTCCGCTGCCGTCACAGGTCAAATCGATGTCCGCAATTATGTCGATGCCGAGACAGAGGAGGCCACTTCATGA
- a CDS encoding DUF5655 domain-containing protein, whose translation MSDIKLFRTNGSVEELSGTSVALEKSLQTLFEQNLESLLGVRFLASEHTTGAVHGGRIDTLGIDENNCPVILEYKRATNENVINQGLYYLDWLLDHRADFQLLVQKALGTTVAEEIDWSSPRLICIAGDYTKFDQHAVQQINRHIELFRYKRYGDELLLLELVNVPNDSKSVAVPDEKMPSDAKPSGYKTFETYLNQADTGMQDLYQGFRDYMLALGDDIHTNRLNLYEAYKRIKNVASIVIQPQKKDFLVYIYDPGTVDYSALSNVKNVGKSGHWGTGDLEIRLSSIEDLKQVEPLLLQAYERS comes from the coding sequence ATGAGCGACATTAAGCTGTTTCGTACCAATGGTTCAGTTGAAGAGCTTTCCGGTACTTCTGTAGCACTAGAGAAATCACTTCAGACACTCTTTGAACAGAACCTGGAATCCCTTCTTGGTGTACGCTTTCTCGCCTCTGAGCACACGACCGGAGCAGTTCATGGTGGTCGCATTGATACATTGGGTATTGATGAGAATAACTGCCCAGTTATCTTGGAGTATAAGCGGGCTACGAATGAAAATGTCATTAACCAAGGGCTCTATTACCTAGATTGGTTACTAGATCACCGGGCGGATTTCCAGCTCCTCGTACAGAAAGCTCTGGGAACTACGGTTGCGGAAGAGATCGACTGGAGTTCGCCCAGACTGATATGCATAGCAGGCGACTACACCAAGTTTGATCAACATGCTGTGCAACAGATCAATCGCCACATTGAATTGTTTCGATATAAACGGTATGGGGACGAACTCTTACTCTTGGAGCTTGTAAACGTTCCTAATGATTCCAAATCTGTTGCAGTACCAGACGAGAAGATGCCTTCGGACGCCAAGCCATCTGGCTACAAGACGTTCGAAACTTATCTTAATCAGGCCGATACTGGCATGCAAGACCTGTACCAGGGGTTTCGAGACTATATGTTGGCTCTAGGGGATGACATACATACTAACCGATTGAATTTATATGAGGCTTACAAACGAATCAAAAACGTGGCGAGCATTGTCATTCAACCTCAGAAGAAGGACTTCTTAGTATACATCTACGATCCAGGCACGGTGGACTACTCTGCGTTGAGTAATGTCAAGAACGTAGGTAAGAGCGGACACTGGGGAACTGGCGATTTGGAGATTAGGTTAAGTTCAATAGAGGACTTGAAGCAAGTGGAGCCGCTGTTGTTACAGGCCTATGAGCGAAGCTAA
- a CDS encoding type I restriction endonuclease subunit R gives MTQIHTEKALEEAIEGHLIDYGWTKGDPATFDRQRALFPETFTKFVQETQPDHYQKLVGFFGAKTNEEIVKRLVQVLERDGMLKVIRKGFDIYGVPVKTAFFKPASGLNPETIARYEQNVLTVTRQVHYSVKDKEKSLDMVLSINGLPVMTLELKNQYTGQRVQNAIRQYKEDRDPRELLFQFKKRALVHFAVDPDEVYMTTKLNGKNTFFLPFNRGYNFGAGNPPSDGFRTAYLWEDVWQKDSFLELLQKFLHLQVEEKVKDGKKTTTETMIFPRYHQRDAVLRILTDVLKVGPGHNYLIQHSAGSGKTNTIAWLAHRLSNLHGSDDKSIFDGIIVITDRKVLDRQLQDAIYQFDHVQGVVQQIDKNSKQLKAALENKEAKIIISTLQKFGVISNQVADLSDKNFAIVVDEAHSSQSGKAADAVKEVLAAGSLEEAEHIQREVDARNTDMEDRIVEKVAKDGPQKNLSYFAFTATPKAKTIEMFGRKPSPEESAQPFHLYSMRQAIEEEFILDVLKNYTTYKAFYKLAKAVEDDPTLEEKPAKKAIARFASLHPHNVSQKTEIMVEHFRNVTRNKIGGRAKAIVVTSSRLHALRYKKAFDEYIQRKHYTDVQTLVAFSGTVVDEDISYTEPEINGFGEGELPEKFDTDDYQVLIVANKYQTGFDQPLLHTMYVDKKLSGIQAVQTLSRLNRKTRGKEDTFVLDFANEADDIRKAFQDYYEVTNLGEATDLNLIFDLKSRLEQVQLIWPDDIEALCEVFYSGKAKNAAALHKYTDPAVERFKALPNDGQEEFRSTLSTFVRVYSFVTQIAPFQSVAMHKFYTYTRLLLRKLPQRGRVTLDLDDEVAMEYYRLQETWNGNIALAKGEQGEVDGITQAGTGTNEKKMAQLSSIISVLNEAFGTDFTEADRLFFEQVETDIMEDEDIVQAARSNTMENFSYAFDDVFLSKVIDRIGTNDEIFAKIMNEQKFQDAVKSWIMKSVYTKLHNPDQPSQ, from the coding sequence ATGACCCAGATACACACAGAAAAAGCTCTGGAAGAAGCGATTGAAGGTCATTTGATTGACTATGGATGGACCAAGGGCGATCCAGCCACATTCGACCGACAACGAGCGCTTTTCCCGGAAACCTTCACCAAATTTGTCCAAGAGACACAGCCAGACCATTACCAGAAGCTCGTGGGATTCTTTGGCGCAAAGACGAATGAAGAGATTGTAAAACGCCTAGTGCAGGTTCTCGAACGAGATGGGATGCTCAAAGTTATACGCAAAGGCTTTGATATTTATGGCGTCCCCGTCAAGACAGCGTTCTTCAAACCCGCAAGTGGTTTGAATCCCGAGACCATTGCACGTTATGAACAGAATGTCCTGACGGTGACCAGGCAGGTGCATTACAGCGTCAAGGACAAAGAGAAATCGCTCGACATGGTACTATCCATCAATGGCCTTCCAGTCATGACCCTAGAACTGAAGAATCAATATACGGGGCAAAGAGTTCAGAATGCTATACGGCAATACAAGGAGGACCGAGATCCACGAGAACTGCTCTTTCAATTTAAGAAGAGGGCATTAGTTCACTTTGCGGTTGACCCTGACGAAGTCTATATGACCACGAAGCTCAATGGCAAAAACACCTTCTTTTTACCGTTTAATCGTGGCTACAACTTTGGTGCTGGAAACCCACCATCGGATGGCTTCCGTACGGCATATTTGTGGGAAGATGTCTGGCAGAAGGACAGCTTCCTCGAGCTGCTTCAGAAATTTCTTCACCTTCAGGTAGAGGAAAAGGTCAAAGACGGAAAAAAGACGACCACCGAAACGATGATTTTTCCTCGCTATCATCAACGTGACGCCGTGTTGCGTATCCTTACGGACGTGCTCAAAGTGGGACCGGGCCATAATTACCTCATCCAACACTCTGCTGGTAGCGGGAAAACCAATACAATCGCTTGGCTGGCGCATCGGCTCTCTAATCTACATGGCTCAGATGATAAATCCATCTTTGACGGGATTATCGTCATTACCGACCGCAAAGTCCTCGACCGACAACTTCAAGATGCGATATATCAGTTTGATCATGTCCAAGGCGTCGTACAACAGATTGACAAGAATTCCAAGCAACTCAAAGCCGCTCTGGAAAATAAAGAGGCAAAGATCATCATCTCTACGCTCCAAAAGTTTGGTGTTATCTCCAACCAGGTGGCAGACCTATCTGATAAAAATTTCGCTATTGTCGTTGATGAAGCACACAGCAGTCAAAGCGGTAAGGCTGCTGATGCTGTTAAGGAAGTCCTTGCTGCTGGATCATTAGAAGAAGCAGAGCACATCCAGCGTGAAGTGGATGCGAGGAATACAGATATGGAAGACAGAATTGTCGAAAAGGTAGCGAAAGATGGGCCTCAAAAGAACTTGAGTTACTTTGCTTTTACTGCGACACCAAAGGCAAAGACTATCGAAATGTTTGGGCGTAAGCCTTCTCCAGAAGAAAGCGCACAGCCCTTTCACCTGTACAGTATGCGTCAAGCCATTGAGGAAGAGTTTATCCTTGATGTGCTCAAAAACTACACGACCTATAAGGCCTTTTATAAGTTGGCCAAGGCGGTTGAAGACGACCCAACGCTTGAAGAAAAGCCGGCCAAAAAAGCTATAGCACGGTTTGCTTCGCTTCATCCTCACAACGTATCTCAAAAGACCGAAATCATGGTTGAACACTTCCGTAACGTTACTCGAAATAAGATTGGAGGACGAGCCAAAGCCATAGTCGTCACCAGTTCCCGTCTGCATGCGCTGCGCTATAAAAAAGCCTTCGATGAATACATTCAGCGCAAGCACTATACCGACGTCCAGACCCTCGTTGCATTCTCTGGAACTGTAGTCGATGAGGATATATCTTATACCGAGCCAGAGATCAATGGTTTTGGCGAAGGTGAACTCCCTGAGAAATTCGACACGGATGATTATCAGGTTCTTATCGTAGCGAATAAGTATCAGACCGGTTTTGACCAACCGCTTTTGCACACGATGTATGTCGATAAGAAGCTAAGCGGGATACAAGCTGTCCAAACGTTGTCTCGTCTCAATCGGAAAACACGAGGGAAAGAGGATACCTTTGTGTTGGATTTTGCCAATGAGGCGGATGACATTCGAAAGGCATTCCAAGACTATTATGAGGTTACCAATCTCGGCGAAGCCACTGACCTTAATCTGATATTCGACCTAAAGAGTCGGCTTGAGCAGGTGCAACTTATATGGCCTGATGATATTGAAGCACTATGTGAGGTGTTCTATTCGGGAAAGGCAAAGAATGCTGCGGCACTGCACAAATATACTGACCCAGCGGTTGAGCGCTTCAAAGCCCTTCCCAATGATGGGCAAGAGGAATTTCGGTCTACCTTATCGACGTTTGTACGAGTGTACAGTTTCGTGACACAAATTGCTCCGTTCCAATCCGTGGCTATGCATAAGTTCTACACATATACGAGACTTTTGCTTAGAAAACTTCCACAGCGTGGCCGGGTCACACTTGATCTGGATGATGAAGTCGCCATGGAATATTATCGCCTTCAGGAAACGTGGAATGGAAATATTGCGCTCGCAAAGGGTGAACAAGGGGAAGTAGACGGGATTACGCAAGCTGGAACCGGGACCAATGAGAAGAAGATGGCACAGCTTTCCTCGATTATTTCTGTGCTCAATGAGGCTTTCGGTACAGATTTTACAGAAGCTGACCGGTTGTTTTTCGAACAAGTTGAAACGGACATCATGGAGGACGAAGATATCGTACAAGCAGCTCGCTCCAATACGATGGAGAATTTCAGCTATGCCTTTGACGATGTCTTTCTGAGCAAAGTCATTGACCGCATAGGAACGAATGATGAGATTTTTGCAAAAATCATGAACGAGCAAAAGTTCCAAGATGCTGTGAAGAGTTGGATCATGAAATCGGTGTACACGAAGCTTCACAATCCTGACCAACCTTCGCAATAA
- a CDS encoding YdbC family protein has translation MADIKFEIQETMGILSESNKGWKKEVNLMSWNGNKPKYDIRDWAPEHDKMGKGITLTEEELKALKELLNSMDL, from the coding sequence ATGGCAGACATTAAATTTGAAATACAGGAAACTATGGGGATTCTATCAGAATCCAATAAAGGCTGGAAAAAAGAAGTGAATCTAATGTCGTGGAACGGTAACAAACCTAAATATGATATTCGGGATTGGGCTCCTGAGCATGACAAGATGGGGAAGGGAATTACGCTGACTGAAGAAGAACTCAAAGCACTGAAGGAATTGCTGAACAGCATGGATTTGTAA
- a CDS encoding RNA-binding domain-containing protein produces the protein MDLEEMVYFENEYTKLDFKKMQYRKDQYENLIKDLIAMANADVEGCRYIIIGVKHHAAGTREFSPIDAGDFVDDATYQQLISDNVEPGLPFRYFPLELNDRLFGVFEIDAAVDPPYLMKKDYGKLRRGQSWVRYGSSQRCISRPDLDRMYLTKMDSPMGVGTLSTFDQELRWASGANSNGAYFSVMVNYGVEYGELTSDRKWDLLKFARKITEDLGYSPDDAFRNSTSEVVEYWAPSNDSSFHLKYHHPGVLWLQFRQEGDVISLEWLIDMYCYVYNWIHSEPNLKTLTATQLGLALVHWPANGVDLFPLLPFYESLRKGHLTGARLIEKTSISDKQSWGDFFKVALEKCLTENGYIGHEDGIRSLEFNF, from the coding sequence ATGGATTTAGAGGAAATGGTTTACTTTGAGAATGAATATACAAAATTGGATTTTAAGAAGATGCAATATCGCAAGGATCAGTACGAGAACTTAATAAAGGATTTAATTGCAATGGCAAACGCCGACGTTGAAGGTTGCCGGTACATAATTATCGGAGTAAAGCATCATGCCGCAGGCACCAGAGAGTTTTCACCAATTGACGCCGGCGATTTCGTAGATGATGCAACATATCAGCAGTTGATTAGTGACAACGTAGAACCGGGCCTGCCATTCAGATATTTTCCATTAGAACTTAATGATAGGCTATTTGGTGTTTTTGAAATTGACGCAGCGGTGGATCCGCCCTATCTCATGAAAAAGGACTATGGCAAGCTCAGGCGTGGGCAAAGCTGGGTAAGATATGGAAGCTCGCAACGTTGCATCAGTCGGCCCGACCTGGATAGGATGTATCTTACAAAAATGGACTCACCTATGGGGGTCGGCACGCTGTCCACTTTTGATCAGGAATTGAGGTGGGCATCGGGTGCAAACTCCAATGGTGCATACTTTTCCGTGATGGTGAATTATGGGGTTGAATACGGTGAATTGACTTCCGATAGGAAGTGGGACTTGCTTAAGTTCGCACGTAAAATTACCGAAGACTTAGGCTACTCCCCAGACGATGCATTTCGGAATAGTACCAGTGAAGTAGTAGAATATTGGGCACCTTCGAATGACTCATCGTTTCACTTAAAGTATCATCACCCTGGTGTGTTATGGCTGCAATTTCGTCAAGAAGGGGACGTGATATCACTAGAGTGGTTGATAGATATGTATTGCTATGTCTACAACTGGATTCATAGTGAGCCCAATTTGAAAACTCTAACAGCAACTCAGCTTGGATTGGCATTAGTTCATTGGCCAGCAAACGGAGTTGATCTGTTCCCACTCTTACCTTTCTATGAGTCTTTACGAAAAGGACATTTGACCGGTGCACGTCTTATAGAGAAAACATCTATCTCTGACAAGCAGAGTTGGGGGGATTTCTTCAAAGTGGCTCTGGAGAAATGCCTTACAGAGAATGGATATATAGGGCATGAAGACGGGATTCGGTCCCTTGAATTCAATTTCTAA
- a CDS encoding AbrB/MazE/SpoVT family DNA-binding domain-containing protein, whose protein sequence is MAQSRIVRRIDTLGRVVLPIELRKTLGIDEKDEIEIFMEGENIVVTAYSAVCLFCGFPGELIDMKGRPVCTHCANELHSWGV, encoded by the coding sequence ATGGCGCAAAGTCGCATCGTTCGCCGAATTGATACCCTGGGACGAGTGGTCCTTCCTATCGAATTAAGAAAGACTTTAGGGATTGATGAGAAGGATGAAATAGAGATCTTCATGGAAGGCGAAAATATCGTAGTTACGGCATATTCTGCCGTATGTCTGTTCTGCGGTTTCCCTGGGGAACTAATAGACATGAAGGGAAGGCCTGTGTGCACGCATTGTGCAAATGAACTCCACTCGTGGGGAGTATGA
- a CDS encoding cyclic-phosphate processing receiver domain-containing protein, which translates to MKLYLDDLRESPDGFVIVRDYEECILLLEQCDVSTLSLDHDLGEEKTGYDVAKWIVEHGRWPSSIYLHTSNPVGRDNMYQLLMHYKPKHVSVYPFRPV; encoded by the coding sequence GTGAAACTATATCTGGACGATTTGCGTGAGTCTCCTGACGGGTTTGTGATCGTACGAGATTACGAAGAATGTATCCTATTATTGGAGCAGTGCGATGTCAGCACGCTGTCTCTGGACCATGATTTGGGCGAAGAAAAAACAGGCTATGATGTAGCCAAATGGATTGTTGAACATGGGCGCTGGCCATCGTCTATTTATCTCCATACGTCAAACCCCGTCGGACGAGATAATATGTATCAACTTTTGATGCATTACAAGCCTAAGCATGTTTCCGTTTATCCGTTTCGGCCGGTATGA
- a CDS encoding DUF2971 domain-containing protein, producing the protein MRDVDREYSHLSSEDRFLVWLSEHVKSHVIQKAGGPLYHYTTAGALISIIENRELWLSQSDFLNDPQEMTYGINVLHEAIHAYPISDEIERKILTEILRVIDDQRAKRKFVLSLSTDQDSLMLWSHYAKTDGYAIGFKQDALVNRLYSEEDKVNCFMAYYGKVLYSTEDQMGDVHSFIAPVFDYLRNFHDENRKYLSNILIDEISFALSFKLLLYKSPVFHPEREFRFVLTQGNDSCHWPNVGLRAVRGTIVPYAKVSLGNRGDMLNCIQSIQVGPAYHNDENTELGVKELLYYNKLQRIKVEKSGFRIR; encoded by the coding sequence GTGCGTGATGTAGACAGGGAATATAGTCATCTATCGAGTGAGGATCGTTTTTTGGTTTGGTTAAGCGAGCACGTGAAGAGTCATGTCATTCAAAAAGCAGGGGGCCCTTTATATCACTATACGACTGCAGGCGCATTAATTAGCATTATAGAAAATAGAGAACTTTGGTTGTCACAGAGTGATTTCTTGAACGATCCTCAAGAAATGACATATGGAATCAATGTCCTTCATGAAGCGATTCACGCATACCCCATTTCAGATGAGATCGAAAGAAAAATTTTAACTGAAATCCTTCGTGTCATTGACGATCAAAGAGCTAAAAGGAAATTTGTTTTATCGCTATCGACGGACCAGGATTCATTGATGCTGTGGTCTCACTACGCTAAGACAGACGGATACGCAATTGGATTTAAGCAGGATGCATTGGTAAATAGACTTTATAGCGAAGAGGATAAGGTAAATTGTTTTATGGCTTACTACGGGAAAGTCCTCTATAGTACAGAGGATCAAATGGGCGATGTTCACAGTTTTATCGCCCCTGTATTTGACTATTTACGGAATTTTCATGATGAAAACCGAAAATACTTATCAAATATTTTAATCGACGAAATCTCGTTTGCTTTATCCTTCAAATTACTTCTATACAAATCTCCTGTCTTCCACCCAGAACGAGAGTTTCGATTTGTACTTACTCAAGGAAACGACTCTTGTCATTGGCCCAATGTAGGGCTTCGAGCTGTACGAGGTACTATAGTACCATATGCTAAAGTCTCGTTGGGTAATCGTGGCGACATGCTTAACTGTATACAGAGCATTCAGGTGGGACCTGCATACCATAACGATGAGAATACAGAATTGGGAGTAAAGGAACTACTCTATTACAATAAACTGCAACGAATAAAGGTGGAAAAGTCCGGTTTCCGGATTCGTTGA